The Oryzias latipes chromosome 1, ASM223467v1 genome contains a region encoding:
- the smad1 gene encoding mothers against decapentaplegic homolog 1, protein MNVTSLFSFTSPAVKRLLGWKQGDEEEKWAEKAVDALVKKLKKKKGAMEELERALSCPGQPSNCVTIPRSLDGRLQVSHRKGLPHVIYCRVWRWPDLQSHHELKALECCEYPFGSKQKDVCINPYHYKRVDSPVLPPVLVPRNSEFNAKHTMLPRFRNPLQQNEPHMPQNATFPESFAQANTVPFLHSPGNSYPNSPGSGSTITFPHSPSSSDPGSPFQMPETPPPAYMPPEEQMTQDCPQPMDTNLMAPPLPLENNNRAVSSPDVQPVAYEEPKYWCSIVYYELNNRVGEAFQASSTSVLVDGFTDPSNNRNRFCLGLLSNVNRNSTIENTRRHIGKGVHLYYVGGEVYAECLSDSSIFVQSRNCNYQHGFHPTTVCKIPSRCSLKIFNNQEFAELLAQSVNHGFEAVYELTKMCTIRMSFVKGWGAEYHRQDVTSTPCWIEIHLHGPLQWLDKVLTQMGSPHNPISSVS, encoded by the exons ATGAATGTCACCTCACTCTTCTCATTCACCAGCCCTGCTGTCAAACGGCTGCTCGGATGGAAGCAGGGAGACGAAGAAGAGAAGTGGGCAGAAAAAGCGGTTGATGCTCTGGTtaagaaactgaaaaagaagaagggaGCCATGGAGGAGCTGGAACGGGCTCTCAGCTGCCCCGGGCAGCCCAGTAACTGTGTGACGATCCCTCGTTCACTGGATGGACGGTTGCAGGTGTCCCACAGGAAAGGCCTGCCACATGTTATTTATTGCCGGGTGTGGCGCTGGCCTGACCTGCAGTCCCACCATGAACTGAAGGCGCTGGAGTGCTGCGAGTACCCCTTTGGCTCCAAACAAAAGGATGTGTGCATTAACCCCTACCACTACAAACGGGTCGACAGCCCAG TGCTTCCTCCTGTCTTGGTTCCAAGGAACAGCGAGTTTAACGCTAAGCACACAATGCTTCCTCGATTTCGCAACCCTCTACAGCAAAACGAGCCACACATGCCCCAGAATGCCACcttcccagaatcctttgcaCAGGCCAACACTGTGCCATTCCTTCACTCTCCCGGTAATAGCTACCCAAATTCCCCCGGCAGTGGTAGCACCATCACCTTTCCTCATTCACCCTCTAGCTCCGATCCTGGCAGTCCATTCCAGATGCCAG AGACTCCTCCACCCGCTTATATGCCTCCAGAGGAGCAGATGACTCAGGATTGCCCCCAACCAATGGACACCAACCTCATGGCTCCACCCTTGCCCTTAGAAAACAACAATCGAGCAG TGTCCTCTCCAGATGTGCAGCCAGTGGCTTATGAAGAACCCAAGTACTGGTGCTCCATTGTTTACTACGAACTCAACAATCGAGTAGGTGAAGCGTTCCAGGCTTCCTCCACCAGTGTTCTCGTCGACGGCTTCACAGATCCCTCCAACAATCGCAATCGATTTTGCCTCGGCCTGCTCTCCAATGTGAACCGGAACTCCACCATCGAGAACACCCGACGGCACATTGGCAAAG GCGTCCATCTGTATTACGTTGGAGGAGAGGTGTATGCAGAATGTCTAAGTGACAGCAGCATATTTGTCCAGAGTCGTAACTGTAACTACCAACATGGATTCCACCCCACAACTGTGTGCAAGATTCCCAGCAGATGCAGCTTGAAGATATTCAACAACCAGGAGTTTGCTGAGCTTCTGGCCCAGTCTGTCAACCATGGCTTTGAGGCAGTTTACGAGCTCACTAAGATGTGTACCATCCGCATGAGCTTTGTTAAG GGCTGGGGAGCAGAGTACCACCGTCAGGATGTGACCAGTACACCCTGCTGGATAGAGATCCATCTGCATGGTCCTCTACAATGGTTGGATAAGGTCCTGACCCAGATGGGCTCCCCCCACAACCCTATATCCTCTGTCTCCTAG